A region from the Rufibacter sp. DG15C genome encodes:
- a CDS encoding sorbosone dehydrogenase family protein encodes MKRLSTVKWSVLGLALAFQMSCSSDSNKPNANAEGEKPSTEAQDTLSENVTEEPATEGNLAKIVMPDGFKISYYAQKVVNARSMTLTPNGTLFVGTRDKGSVYAIVDRNKDNKADEVITIATGLRMPNGVAFRNGSLYVAEIHRILRYDNIEANLKNPPKPVVVYDKFPTEEHHGWKYIAFGPDDKLYVPVGAPCNICLSEKPVYAAINRMNPDGSGLEVFANGVRNTVGFDWHPDTKELWFTDNGRDLMGDNTPADELNKAPKKGMHFGYPFCHAGDVLDPEFGKGKNCADYTAPVQKLNPHGGTLGMEFYTGTMFPENYRKQIFIAEHGSWNRTEKIGYRVSLVRTDAQGKTTFSPFAAGWLQEGKEWGRPVDVEVMPDGSLLVSDDMNDAIYRITYSGK; translated from the coding sequence ATGAAAAGACTTTCTACCGTTAAATGGAGCGTGTTGGGCCTGGCCCTGGCGTTCCAGATGAGCTGTTCCTCAGACAGCAACAAACCCAACGCCAACGCCGAAGGGGAGAAGCCTTCCACTGAAGCCCAGGACACCCTCTCTGAGAACGTCACCGAAGAACCCGCCACCGAAGGCAACCTGGCCAAGATTGTGATGCCAGACGGCTTTAAAATCAGCTACTACGCCCAGAAAGTGGTGAATGCCCGCTCTATGACGCTCACGCCCAACGGCACCCTGTTTGTGGGTACCCGCGACAAAGGCAGTGTGTACGCCATTGTGGACCGCAACAAAGACAACAAAGCTGATGAGGTCATTACCATTGCCACCGGCCTGAGAATGCCCAACGGCGTGGCTTTTAGAAACGGCTCTCTGTACGTAGCCGAGATTCACCGCATCCTGCGCTATGACAACATTGAAGCCAACCTCAAGAACCCGCCTAAGCCGGTGGTGGTCTATGACAAATTCCCCACAGAGGAGCACCACGGCTGGAAGTACATCGCCTTCGGGCCAGATGATAAACTGTACGTGCCGGTGGGTGCGCCGTGTAACATCTGCCTTTCTGAGAAGCCCGTGTACGCCGCCATTAACCGCATGAACCCAGACGGCTCTGGCCTGGAAGTCTTTGCCAACGGCGTGCGCAACACCGTGGGTTTTGACTGGCACCCAGACACCAAAGAACTCTGGTTCACTGACAATGGCCGTGATCTGATGGGCGACAACACGCCCGCAGATGAACTGAACAAAGCGCCTAAAAAGGGCATGCACTTCGGGTACCCGTTCTGCCACGCCGGCGATGTGCTGGACCCTGAGTTTGGCAAAGGCAAGAACTGCGCTGACTACACTGCTCCTGTGCAGAAACTAAACCCGCACGGCGGAACGCTGGGCATGGAGTTCTACACCGGCACCATGTTCCCAGAAAACTACCGCAAGCAAATCTTCATAGCCGAGCACGGCTCTTGGAACCGAACCGAGAAAATTGGTTACCGGGTGAGCTTGGTACGAACAGATGCGCAAGGCAAAACCACGTTCTCACCCTTCGCGGCTGGTTGGTTGCAGGAAGGCAAAGAATGGGGACGCCCCGTAGATGTAGAAGTAATGCCAGACGGCTCTCTATTGGTTTCTGATGATATGAACGACGCCATCTACCGCATCACCTACAGCGGAAAGTAA
- the rimK gene encoding 30S ribosomal protein S6--L-glutamate ligase: MKIAILSRNARLYSTRRLVEAAQQRGHETVVLDHLRCDLVMEKGAPHILYKGELLTGIDAIIPRIGASVTFYGTAVVRQFEMMKVKSVVASQSIVRSRDKLRSLQIMARAGLGMPKTAFTNYSKEVKQLIEEVGGAPLVIKLLEGTQGLGVVLAETGKAAESVIEAFHNLKARIIVQEFIAESKGADIRVFVVNGEVVGAMKRQGKEGEFRSNLHRGGSATLIKLSRAEKAAALMAAKSLGLDVAGVDMLQSKRGPLILEVNSSPGLEGIERATQKDIAGKIIEFTELLVNKKATKTTKKKTTGDGGDDHQ; the protein is encoded by the coding sequence ATGAAGATAGCGATCCTCTCGCGTAATGCCCGGCTGTACTCTACCCGCCGGTTAGTAGAAGCTGCGCAGCAACGCGGCCACGAAACCGTGGTGCTGGACCACCTGCGCTGTGACTTGGTCATGGAAAAAGGCGCGCCCCACATCCTTTACAAAGGCGAACTGCTCACTGGTATTGACGCCATCATTCCGCGCATTGGCGCCTCTGTCACGTTCTACGGCACGGCCGTGGTGCGCCAGTTTGAGATGATGAAAGTAAAAAGCGTGGTGGCCAGCCAGTCCATTGTGCGCTCAAGAGACAAACTGCGCTCCTTGCAGATTATGGCCCGCGCTGGGCTGGGTATGCCCAAAACCGCCTTCACCAACTACTCCAAAGAAGTTAAGCAGCTGATAGAGGAAGTAGGCGGTGCTCCCCTGGTGATTAAACTGCTGGAAGGCACCCAAGGCCTGGGCGTGGTACTGGCAGAGACCGGCAAAGCCGCCGAATCTGTGATTGAAGCCTTCCATAACTTAAAAGCGCGTATCATTGTGCAGGAGTTCATAGCCGAAAGTAAAGGCGCCGACATACGTGTGTTTGTAGTAAACGGCGAAGTAGTAGGTGCCATGAAACGGCAGGGCAAGGAAGGTGAGTTCAGGTCTAACCTGCACCGCGGCGGCAGCGCCACGCTCATCAAACTTTCCCGCGCCGAGAAAGCCGCCGCCCTCATGGCCGCCAAATCATTGGGCCTGGATGTGGCCGGCGTAGACATGCTGCAATCCAAACGCGGCCCCTTAATTCTGGAGGTAAACTCATCTCCAGGTCTGGAGGGCATTGAGAGAGCTACCCAGAAAGACATTGCCGGTAAAATCATAGAGTTTACAGAGTTGCTGGTCAACAAGAAAGCCACTAAAACCACCAAAAAGAAAACCACCGGCGATGGCGGAGATGATCATCAATGA
- a CDS encoding alpha/beta fold hydrolase, whose protein sequence is MSIIRLQTSKLHYRKLGHGPKALLAFHGYGQEGHYFDVMARTLHPDYTVYAVDLFFHGGSTLSKTDQPLTKARLQEFVQALLEKEKVERFSVMAFSMGGKFALATLEKFHGQMDELYLIAPDGIKTHLLYNIATYPGWLQGLFKRIVLRPTRFFQTLGWLERKRVVDSGLVKFANWQMNSQEKRLRVYRSWTAFRNLTFDIRNVVKLLNQSDMEVTVFLGKYDQIISPKRLEVFLKALRKHNLVILNAGHTHLLYDVASWLKNHRRSAKNL, encoded by the coding sequence GTGTCCATCATCAGACTGCAAACCTCTAAGCTCCACTACCGAAAGTTAGGCCACGGCCCCAAGGCGCTCTTGGCGTTTCATGGGTATGGGCAGGAGGGACATTACTTTGACGTGATGGCGCGCACCTTGCACCCAGACTACACCGTGTACGCCGTGGATTTATTCTTCCATGGGGGCAGTACCTTGAGTAAGACTGATCAACCGCTCACCAAAGCCCGACTGCAGGAGTTTGTGCAGGCTTTGCTGGAAAAGGAAAAAGTGGAACGGTTCTCTGTAATGGCGTTCAGTATGGGAGGGAAGTTCGCGCTGGCTACGCTGGAGAAGTTCCATGGGCAGATGGACGAGCTCTACCTCATTGCGCCCGACGGCATCAAGACGCATCTGCTCTACAACATTGCCACCTACCCGGGGTGGTTGCAGGGCTTGTTCAAACGCATCGTGCTACGGCCCACGCGGTTCTTCCAGACATTGGGTTGGCTGGAGCGCAAGCGGGTGGTGGACTCGGGACTGGTGAAGTTTGCCAACTGGCAGATGAACTCCCAGGAAAAGCGCCTGCGCGTGTACCGCAGTTGGACCGCCTTTAGAAACCTCACCTTTGACATCAGGAACGTGGTAAAACTACTGAACCAAAGTGACATGGAAGTGACCGTTTTTCTGGGCAAGTATGACCAGATTATTTCGCCTAAACGGCTGGAGGTGTTCCTGAAAGCCCTGCGCAAACACAACTTGGTGATTTTGAACGCTGGGCATACGCACCTGCTCTATGATGTGGCCTCCTGGCTGAAGAACCACCGCCGCTCGGCCAAGAATCTGTAG
- a CDS encoding RimK/LysX family protein: MTESLEKKIIGRREMVDFPGLELFEVEAKIDTGAFTSSIHCNNIREVTQADGRKAIHFELLDPSHPAYNHKAFEFNDFTLRNVKSSFGDVQERYIIRTSIVVHGQEIETEFSLSDRSDLKYPVLLGRTLLRRRFVVDVSKKNLSLKAKNKKATKAKRVPKKKDQTS; this comes from the coding sequence ATGACAGAGAGTCTTGAGAAAAAAATCATTGGCAGACGGGAGATGGTGGACTTTCCCGGGCTGGAGTTGTTTGAGGTAGAAGCCAAGATTGACACTGGGGCGTTTACCTCGTCCATCCATTGCAACAACATTAGAGAAGTGACGCAGGCAGACGGACGCAAGGCCATTCACTTTGAGTTGCTGGACCCTTCGCACCCGGCCTACAACCACAAAGCCTTTGAGTTCAATGACTTCACGCTGCGCAATGTAAAAAGTTCGTTTGGCGATGTACAGGAACGCTACATCATTCGTACTAGCATTGTAGTGCACGGACAGGAGATTGAGACCGAGTTCTCCCTCTCTGACAGAAGCGACTTGAAATACCCTGTGCTGTTGGGCCGTACGCTGTTGCGGCGCCGGTTTGTGGTAGACGTTTCTAAAAAGAACCTGTCGCTCAAAGCCAAAAACAAGAAAGCCACCAAGGCCAAAAGAGTACCCAAGAAAAAAGACCAGACCTCATGA